agaTTGCTCCGTCAACAAGAGGCGACCCTTGAATTCGGGTTTGCAAGCTTGTAAGCTTCTAATATTGTCtgcttgtttttgaaggTGATTCTTAGATTAGGGAATAGATATCTGCAAGGTGGAGCTAGAAAGTGGCAGTTTGCCAATGGAAGGATAGGTCTTGGAGGGAAAGAGTAGATGCTGTGGATGGAGCGAGGTAGAGAGGGAAATGGtgcttttgttggaaaCATGGAAGCGTTATATGCCAGGATATCAGGATCTCTGAGAGATCAAGCGAATTCGCGTCGTCAAACAGTCATCCAAGttgatttggaaaattgcGAAACGTTTCCAAGGATTCAAGAATTGGAACGAGCTGCTAGCGCTACTTTGTGAGACTTCCATTTTCCTTGTACAAGTTTTAAAGAACGGCAACAACAACGAGATTCCTATTGTTTTATGGAGAGTCCTTTTCATGAGAAGCTAGAAATCCTAAACATGCAGAGAAAAAGACTTGATGTGTTTTCCGGGGATCACAACAAGACCCAATGCTCGAGTTAGGCCTATATAGAGCTGTTAGCAGTGCCTTTGCACAACATTTCGACATTACCATTGGAATCCTCCGTTGTGTTGGACAAGATGGCGGTTCCCTCATGATCTGTGCATAAAAAGCATCCATAAAATTTCCGGCGATCAGAAACTTCAATAAGAACTTGATGATTCAGCCAACGTTGAAGTTGCTGCTTTCCAGAGTCCATTTCGGTTCTTGGTTCTCGGTTCTTGTGGAGAGGACAAGGCAAACGCTGATGAGAGAATCGTTGGATACAACAGAGAGTAGAGTCATCTTAaactgttttcttttcctttttcttttttttttctttttttcttttcgacACGATGCTGTTTGTTAGGTATCGAGTTTGTGTCGCTTGAATATAAGCTTATTTGGAGCGACGTTTTGCGACATTAAATTGAAATGCCAAACAACGCGATGGGTTAGAAATGCATTCTTTGCATTTCTAGTCGTTTTCGTATTCTATTAGAGCCTAAAAACTCGCTCGTTTTCTCTCCATTTCTTGGAGTGCTTTCCAAAACCAGCAAGATGGATATGGTCCAAAGGACACGAGTCATCAAACAGGTCCTCAACCTCAACGTTGACCGATCACGAATAAAGAAACCGACAAGAATAGATGACAAATCTTGTACTCAACAGAGTAgtagagaaaaaaacattttcttaCGACGATACCATCCCAATACCACCCTTTGTTAATCAagtctttccttttctctctctccttcaaattcatttgcCGCATTCTATCACAGCACACTAACCCCTTTACCGCTCTCCAAGGCAAATGAATCAGCAGAACCTGTCCAGACCAAAAGGATCGACGGTCTTCGGTTGCGgtacttttaattttttgatgacaTAATGTCATCCTGACTAAACCTTAGCTAAGCTGATTAGGCTATCAAGGGAGGAATTGGCGATCTAGAACACCATCGAACGATCTACGACCTCGTCTAATCGCGAGCTTTCAAATCAGCGGGGCATCGCCCCCAGACTATATAAAGGGTGGTCTCCTCCATACTTTTCCTCCATCGAACAAAGAAACACTCAAGTAATACTCGAGAAatcttaaagaaaaatggtATTGAACATTGGACAACCTGCTCCCGACTTTAAGGGTACTGCCGTCGTGAACGgtgcttttgaagaaatctCCTTGTCCCAATACAAGGGTAAGTGGGTCTTCTTGGGCTTCTACCCTCTCGACTTCACTTTTGTCTGCCCTACTGAGATTGTCGCTTTCTCTGAAGCTGCTTCCAAGTTTGCTGAACGTGGTGCTGAAGTTATCTTGGCCTCTACTGACTCTGAATACTCTCACCTTGCCTTCATCAACACTCCCCGTAAGGACGGTGGTTTGGGTGGTATCAAGATCCCCCTCTTGTCCGACGGTAACCACAAGATCTCCCGTGACTATGGTGTCTTGATCGAAGACGCTGGTGTTGCTTTCCGTGGTCTCTTCTTGATTGACCCTAACGGCGTTTTGCGTCAAATCACCATCAACGACCTTCCCGTCGGTCGTTCCGTTGAAGAGTCTCTTCGtcttttggatgctttCCAATTCGTTGAAGAGCACGGTGAAGTTTGCCCTGCTAACTGGCAAAAGGGTGCTGATTCCATTGATACTAAGGATCCCTCCAAGTACTTTGGCAAGCAATAAATGAGAATGCGCTAGGAGTGATCAAAGGACATACATTGTTGTGTCCTTCTCTAAgccttttctctttttgctGGTTTTATGTTAGATGAATTCAATTTTGTTCTCGTTGAATATGAAAGCCAAAGAGCAGCTATGAACTTGTAGAAATCTAGATATAGGAAAGTAGCGTCTATGGACGTAAGAGTAGTAAAACTAGTTGAACGAGTAAAGCAGTACGAATAGGAAAAcaatctctttttctttttttttttttttttttttttttttttttttttttttttttttttttttttttttttttctttttattactACCTGCTTCCGTCTATGAATAGTGCAGGCCGACATATGGGTACGCACTTATGGGTACTGATAAGTACCAGATTTCGAAGTCGTTAGTCTTTGTCGTACAAGACCAGAGAGCTGCTCTACAGCAGCGTGGACGCCATCAATGATGGGGATCTCTGGACCCACGGCTTCTTGAATCGAATCACGGATGGCCGCCAAGGCAGCGCCTCCCAAACAAATCGAGTCGGCACCGTGGACACGGACGAGTTCTTGTGCGCGCTGTACCAGGAGAGATTTGCGTTCTTCAGGATCCATGTTGGAGAGTTGCAGCACAGTACGTCCTGTGGAGGCAATGGCTGCGATGCGAGAACGTTCCAGGCCAAAGGATTGGAGGAGTTCGTACAGCAAACATTCTGAACGAAAAGTACTGGTAAGGATGCCGACCTTTCGACCAACGGTTAGAGCAGCCAAGACCGAGGCTTGAACGATGCCCATGCAAGGAAGCTGGAACGACTCGCGGATCATGTCGACGAGAGGCGTAGGTGAGTAGCAAGCCACAACGATGGCATCGATTCCTTCTAGCGTCTCGGGTCTAAGAGACTGAAAGACCAGGGAAGCTGTAAGGGTGGCCTCTGTGATTGAGTCGATGACGGCAGCTCCTGGAGCTGGGCAGGTAAAGAAGCGCAATGTAACATCTGGGGCAACCAATTTGGGCAGCTTCTCCTGGAGGGAATCGGTAATGAAGCGAGACGAGTTTGGATTAATGATCAGTAGAGTAGGCATGTTGAAGCTCAAACGgcaagaaaatagaaaggagAGAcacaaagagaaagagagaatAGGAAAACTTCATTCCAACGAAACCACGGAGTTCCTGTACAATCTCACTAGATAGATTCCAGAATTAGATATCTGGGAAACTTGGACGAATACGGAAATCGGCCTTGTCTTACCACAAAAAACAGAGACACCAGCACCGGGTCTGATAATTCGAAACGCACAAGCAACAATCTGCGACCTAGAAAAGCCAACGAgcaacgaaaaagaaacaaaggaatTACAAAGAAGAAGCGAATAACCAAAGGAACAATGTTTCGTATTTCTCCT
The nucleotide sequence above comes from Schizosaccharomyces osmophilus chromosome 3, complete sequence. Encoded proteins:
- a CDS encoding hydantoin racemase family, implicated in amino acid, or derivative metabolism, translating into MPTLLIINPNSSRFITDSLQEKLPKLVAPDVTLRFFTCPAPGAAVIDSITEATLTASLVFQSLRPETLEGIDAIVVACYSPTPLVDMIRESFQLPCMGIVQASVLAALTVGRKVGILTSTFRSECLLYELLQSFGLERSRIAAIASTGRTVLQLSNMDPEERKSLLVQRAQELVRVHGADSICLGGAALAAIRDSIQEAVGPEIPIIDGVHAAVEQLSGLVRQRLTTSKSGTYQYP
- the naa38 gene encoding NatC N-acetyltransferase non-catalytic Sm-like domain subunit Naa38 translates to MDSGKQQLQRWLNHQVLIEVSDRRKFYGCFLCTDHEGTAILSNTTEDSNGLTRALGLVVIPGKHIKSFSLHV
- the tpx1 gene encoding thioredoxin peroxidase Tpx1; this translates as MVLNIGQPAPDFKGTAVVNGAFEEISLSQYKGKWVFLGFYPLDFTFVCPTEIVAFSEAASKFAERGAEVILASTDSEYSHLAFINTPRKDGGLGGIKIPLLSDGNHKISRDYGVLIEDAGVAFRGLFLIDPNGVLRQITINDLPVGRSVEESLRLLDAFQFVEEHGEVCPANWQKGADSIDTKDPSKYFGKQ